A section of the Trichomycterus rosablanca isolate fTriRos1 chromosome 6, fTriRos1.hap1, whole genome shotgun sequence genome encodes:
- the LOC134316621 gene encoding thiol S-methyltransferase TMT1A-like, whose amino-acid sequence MALVMHVCALVVRVLTLPLQILEAVGLFKFYKRIFPVVMFKFTVSYNAKMKEKKRELFRSLTQFSPEHGPLRLLEVGCGSGANFENYPPGCRIICTDPNPHFQQYLQKSMQTSDHLVYDSFVVASGEDLSSVGENSVDVVVCTLVLCSVSNTAKVLQEVKRVLRPGGAFFFLEHVVADSSSWTYFFQHVLQPFWYYFGDGCEVTRATWKHLEDAGFSELQLSHIQTPLFFILRPHIMGYAVK is encoded by the exons ATGGCGCTTGTAATGCATGTCTGTGCGTTAGTGGTGAGGGTTCTTACCCTCCCACTGCAAATATTGGAGGCAGTTGGATTATTCAAATTCTACAAGCGCATCTTCCCCGTTGTCATGTTTAAGTTTACTGTGTCATACAACGCTAAAATGAAGGAGAAGAAGCGGGAGTTGTTCCGCAGTTTGACTCAGTTCAGTCCTGAACACGGGCCGCTACGTCTGCTGGAGGTGGGCTGTGGGAGCGGAGCAAACTTTGAGAATTATCCTCCTGGCTGCAGGATCATCTGCACCGACCCCAACCCGCATTTCCAGCAGTATCTTCAGAAGAGCATGCAAACCAGCGACCATTTAGTGTACGACAGCTTCGTGGTGGCTTCTGGTGAAGATTTAAGTTCTGTCGGGGAAAACTCAGTAGACGTGGTAGTTTGTACCCTGGTGCTGTGCTCGGTTAGTAACACAGCCAAAGTGCTGCAGGAGGTCAAGAGAGTGCTGAGACCG GGTGGGGCATTCTTCTTTTTGGAGCATGTGGTTGCTGATTCCTCAAGCTGGACGTACTTCTTTCAGCATGTTCTTCAGCCTTTTTG GTACTATTTTGGGGATGGATGTGAGGTTACCCGTGCTACCTGGAAGCACCTTGAGGATGCCGGTTTTTCTGAGTTGCAACTCAGCCACATCCAGACACCATTGTTTTTTATCCTAAGGCCACACATAATGGGATATGCTGTAAAATAA